The genomic interval ttttctttatttcttccCAAACTCAAAAACTCAGCTTCCTCTTCCTCAAAAACCAACCATAAACATagtagaagaaagaagagaaaagggtatatatatatatatatgagatggGCACTATAATAAATCCATTCAAAGATCAATACCATTCATCTCAATCTTTCTTAACCAAAAAGCTCTTACCTTGGACCATATATTGTATTCTTCCCATAGCTGTGTTTCGCTTATACTTTTACCCTCTTAACCTTCCTCTTTCCTCAATAGATCAATTCCCTAATTCAACCCCAATTACTATAAAACCTTCCTTATCTCATCCTCCTCCTTCTCAAggtattttgattttgatttttgggctattttttgttctttctTTTATATCTAAACAAAAGTTGGTTTTTTTTTGTAGGAAATGAAGGAACTTTAAATGCAACTTCTTCTTGTGATTACACAAGTGGCAAATGGGTTCCTGATAAACAGGGTCCTCTGTACAATGGCACAAGTTGTGGAACAATCAAACAAGGTCAGAATTGTATCTCCCATGGCAGACCTGATCTGGGTTTTCTCCAATGGAGATGGAAACCCAATCAGTGTTCAATTCCAAGGTTTAACCCCAACACTTTTCTTCAACTcattcaaaacaaacacatagCTTTTGTTGGTGACTCCATGGCCAGAAATCAATTAGAGTCTCTTCTTTGCATGTTGTCAACAGTCTCAACTCCTAATTTAATCTACAAAAATGGTGAAGATAGCAAATTTCGTAGATGGAATTTCCCTTCTCATAATGCCAACCTCTCAATTTACTGGTCACCATTTCTTGTTCAAGGAGTTGAAAAATCAAACAATGGTCCAAACCATAATAAGCTTTATTTGAATAGAGTTGATGAGAAATGGGGTTCTGAATTAGGTACTATAGACCAAGTTGTTCTCTCAATTGGGCATTGGTTTCTTCATCCAGCTGTTTATTACGATCAAGATTCTGTTATTGGTTGCCATTATTGTCCTGGTTTGAACCATACTGAGATTGGTTTCTATGATGTTTTAAGAAAGGCCTTAAAGACCACTCTTAATGCAATAATGAAGAAAAGTGAAGAAGCTAAAGGTAAACGAATCGACGTCGTTTTGACTACTTTCTCTCCTTCCCATTTTGAAGGTGAATGGGATAAAGCTGGGGCTTGTCCTAAAACAGAGCCTGAATTAGAGGAAAAGTTGGTTGAAGGAATGAATGGTGAGATGAGAAATATTGAGGTTGAAGAAGTTGGTTTTGCTAAAGAGAAATCTGATAAAGGGTTTAGAGTTGAAGCTTTGGATGTTACTAAGCTATCATTGATGAGACCAGATGGTCATCCTGGTCCTTATATGTATCCATTTCCATTTGCTAATGGTGTCACTGAAAGGGTTCAAAATGACTGTGTTCATTGGTGTCTTCCTGGGCCTATTGATACTTGGAATGAGATTTTGTTAGAGGTCATGAAGAAATGGAATCTGGGTCAATCTTGAAAACAAGAGTTCAGTTACGATTTTCTGAACTtttacatgtaccaaattatgtttCGAAATTATTCTGAATTATAGAAATTGTTGGATTTAGAGATTTCTTTCTGTCAAATTCTTTTAGTACATGGACAATAAAATTAGACAGAAGTCTTTGAGTTCAGAAGAAAATTATTCATAGTGGCAAGAATGAGCTCTTCTTATGTGATGAAGATGAATTTAGGAAACAATTGGGGGAGTTTTTGGAAtttgaaatgattttttttgtgAAGAGATACTTCTGACAATGGAATTTAATGGTGGTGCCAAAGTAGTTTTGGACCTTTATGATTGATTGATCTGTGAAGCTTATTACAATGGTCtttcaaaaattatatgaaGTACAGAATTTTGTAATTGCTGTCATTGGCACTTCTgctgttttttttgtttgaatcaAGAGTTTATATACACATGTATATTatctatatatgaatatataatgtGTGATTTTTTTTGGGCTGATTTCGTACTCGGTTCCTGCAATTTGACAGCCTTCATATTTTTGTCTCTTGAGGAATTTGTTTGGATGTGTTGAGAATAAAAAGGTATTTTTCACTTTATCTTTCTTTCATGTACTTTTTAACTGTTTTTTTTGTGTATTGTTTCTCTCCCATTTTTGAGCAAAATGTagttttaatgataaatttgttgatttgtatgattagtgacataaaatatttgaaaaatctaTATTACACACTCTAAAaggttattttagatttttttagtACTCAAATTAAAggttatttgtaaattttttaaaatttttgaataatttatattgttaaaaataaagtttaaacattttgtacaaataattatttaaatttttatttttggtattgtacactacttaaatttttttaaaaaatttactaatactattaaataactataatgtacaaaaaaaaattaaactaaaaaacttTTTCTTAAATacgaaaataaataacaaaacacCTATAGGATTGTACTAcaaatttttcatatttttagcAGGAATGAATTGTTCAAATCATAATGTAAAATGTAGCAAACATAGACCTCTTTAGAACCTAGATATTCtagatgattattattatttgagtcATTCAAATAAGTTTTCATTAGTCATGATATTGGTTTGTTTTTTATAGTACATGAGCATTAATTTTCTCTTTGAAAGTTTACATTTCACCAACCCAAGAAAATTTATATCATGCCTTTTTTTGTGTGGCCCCATTTTTAATGCAAATGTGCAAAATAGAAAAGTCACCCTCTTTTGCTACTTTTGTGGGGTTAACCCAATAATATTTGGGTACTCTTCTCTATATGTTTGTTCCATtagttggaaaattttaagtatcCTAAGTTACTTTTGAGCTAGCTTGTGCTTGAAGAAACATAAAGAAGAGAGGTAATAATAAGAGGATAAGAGGAATCTTTGTTGTAGTTGTTTTAAAAGAGAGCTATATTTAGTTTCAAAAATATGTGAAATGTAAAATTGTGTTGGTAAAATTTActtaaatggcttaattgttagttttataatagtttGGAAAGTAAATGAAAGTTTGAACtatgtataaataaatgaaaaaaaaagctaattagTGCTATTATACACACACTATTGAGAATTGTCAAAAGATTATTTGTAATTTTAAGTTAGACTATAGTATATAATACTTATTTTGTAAgacatattttaaaagataaattgttattatatatttaatattaaaaaataaaataaaaacaaacaaaaatgatTACGATAACACGTTTACTAAACTGTATTTGGAATTAGAATAATCAATAGGAGAAATAAATgggttaaaaatataaaataatctgaaataatattttattatgatgtttattaaactatttgaaaaaaaaaatagaattattttattttgtttacataACTAAGAAGGTAATCGAAATGataaaatttgactaaattgtcattgttaaaaaattttaagtGTTTTTATTTATAACTTTTTTAAACACATATTTggtttttcagtttttaattaataatattaaaataaaaataaagtagtTACAGAAGAGAGGTATTCCTTGGAGGAGAACCTTTTTTTTCTCCTTAGTTTAAGGACATGTTTACTTAAAGGAATGGAAATCAATGACATGGTATTGATTCTCGTACAATTGTTTACTAAATTgttgaaagaaaaaaagtagTAGAGCCCACACAaattaagaagaaaataaaaagaaatgttCTCTCCCTATTTTTATAGAGAATATATTTTCCTTcctaacttattttattttgattttaattattattaactaaaaataaaaaaaaggcaATTATACCttttaaaaatctataaaaaaaaaatatttacatgttctaataatgataattttgtcaaattaaattATTCTGGTTATCTTTCCTAATtatgtaaacaaaataatatgatttTGATTTTGTTACTGGAtaatttagtaaacaacataatAATTGAGAGTCTTGCAAGGAGATGGACATTCAACAGAAAATACTGTATTGTAGTGATATCTTACAAGTTTGGGGAAAGACTTACACTGATAATTCTAAAGATACGATTAAAGATTGTAAACAaagattaatattttgaaaagctCGGTGTCCAAGTTTAAGGAAGCTAAgaagaaactttttgaagttTTCACTCAAAGAGATATGTTTTAGAGACAACGCTCTAAATAATTATAGCTTCAAGAAGGTGATCAGAATAGTAAATTTTTTCACGCTGCTGTTAATGCTAGAATGAGAAATAATGCGATTGTGAAGCTTCAAGGGCCTAATGGAGCTTGGTTTGATTGGGAAAATGGTTTGTCTTATGTGGTGGTCAATTATTTTCAGGATATCTTCTTGGCTTCAGGGGTGGACAACTCTGAGGTCATAAATTGTATTAGACCTTGTATCACTGAGGAACAAAACTGCTTTCTACTTTAGCCGATTTCAAATGAGGAGGTTAAGAAAGCTTTGTTTCATAGGCATCTAAATAAATCTCCTGGTCCTGATGGTATGACACCAGCTTTTTACCAGAGGGGAGTGGTTGGGACAGATGTGATTAATCAAGTTCGAAAATTCTATGCCGAAGGATTTTGCCTATGGGATTGAATGATACTAATGTTGTTCTCATTCCCAGAAAGAAGCATCCTACAACCATGGGTGATTTAAGACCTATTGCTCTATGCAATGTTCTCTATAAGGTGATTTCTAAAGTCATTGCTAATAGGCTTAAAGGTATTTTGTCTACTGCTATTTCAGATACTTAAAGTGCGTTTCTGCCAGGAAAATTGATTTCTGACAATGTTATGGTCTCCTTTGAGATTATGCATTATTTGAAGCGAAAACGGACTGGCTTGGCTTCAAAACTAGACATGAGCAAAGCTTATGACCATCTAGAGTAGTTTTTTTTAAGAGCAATTTTACAAAGGATGGGCTTTAGTGATACATGGATTAAACTTCTAATGACTTGTGTGTCATCAGTCTCTTACAAGTTTGTACATGGTGGAAGGGCGATGGGTCCTTTGATCTCTTCTCGGGGCATTTGCCAAGGTGATCCTTTGTCTCCATACTTGTTCATTGTTTGTGAAAAGGGGTTTTCTTTCCTTCTACATAGGTATGAGATGAATGGTTCTATTTGGGGTTGCAAGGTGACTAGGAGAGCTCCAATGGTTTCTCACATGTTATTTGTCGACGATAATTATGTGTATTGCAAAGTTATTGAACAAGAAGCCTCTACTGCTCTTAATCTCCTTCGGGTGTTTGAAGGTGCCTCTAGCcaacaaattaattttgtaaagtCTTctgttttttcagttttaataCGGAGGTCAGTGTCCGAACTAGGATCTGTGGTTTATTAGGGATTCAGGAGGCTGGTGAGAATAGTACTTATTTGGGTCTTCCCAATACTATGGGTTGTAAGAAGACTGCTATCTTGGGTTTCCTTAATGATTGGTTGAAGAAGCAGATCCAAGGGTGGGAGGGAAAGCTTCTTTCTCGGGCTGGTAAAGAAGTCCTTCTAAAGGCTATTGCCCAATCTCTTCCAAATTGTGTTATGAGCGTTTTTCTCTTACCACTGGACATTTTTAAAGAATTGGAATGTCTCATGGCAAGGTTTTGGTGGCAATCTGATTCTTCTCAACATAAAGGTATTCATTGAATGAGTTGGTCGCGCTTGAGTCGTCATAAACATGTTGGAGGGTTGGGCTTTCGTAATCTACATGATTTTAATTTGGCTCTTTTAGGCAAACAAGGCTGACATTTATTAACTCCAGGTAATTCTCTAACTGGTAAGGTTTTTAAGGCTAGGTATTATCCACATGGTTTGTTCCTTTCAGCTACACTTGGTGATAATTCGagtttcatttggaggagcatCTTTGAGTCACAACAACTTCTTTGAGCTAGTACTCGTAGATCCATTGGTGGGGGTCATGAAGCTCTCATTATGAATGAGCCTTGGTTACCAGATAATGAGTACCCATATGTGATTTCCAATCACACATGCTTGAAAAACAAGGTTGTCTCAAGTTTATTTCAGATGAATGAGCGAGTTTAGGATACTAATATACTTCATGATTTGTTTGATGCTCGAGATTGTGAGCTTATTTAGACATTCAGTTGAGCTCTACTGCTGTACATGATGGGTGGTGTTGAAAGAAGGAAACTTTAGGTATCTACTTAGTTAAGAGTGCCTATTGTTTTATTTAGGAGTTAAAAGGGTCGTGGTCTTTAGACAATAATGTAGACTTTTTGGCGCAAACTGTGGAATTTGAAAATTCTCCCAAAAGCTCGAAACTTTCTTTGGTGTGTCATTTCTAATTGCTTTCCTACTCGGGCTCAACTGAGAACTAAGCATGTGGAGCTTGTTAATTGTGTCCAATGTGTAATGCCTATGCTGAATCTATTTTTCATGTTCTTGTTGGATGCACTTTTGTAAGATCTTGCTAGCTTCGATCTTCAGTTTCTCTGGGTATTGTTACTTGAAGTTTTGGAAATTGGTGGGCCAATTTGATGTCTCATTCAAGTACTGGTGTGGTTGAAGAAGCTGTTATGGTTGCTTTAGGAATTTGGAGTGCACGCAATGAGAAGGTCTGGAATGACAAATCATCTAATGCAGCAACAATGGTGTTATCTGCTAGAATTTCACTTGAACAATGAAAACTTGCTCAATCAAAAAGGCATGATGCCTTGCTTGTTGCGCCTGCAACTATAAGAGACGAGTGTTGgaaaaaaccaacaacaaaacaGGTGAAAATTAATGTGGATGGGGCTCTCTTTGCTGTAGAGGGTCGTTTTGGGGTGGGATTGGTGGCTCGGGACGGCAGTGGGAAGGTCCTGAAGGCGTTTTCTCGTGCCAAGACTGGTAGAGTTGATCCTTTAATTGATGAAATCTTTGGAGTCAAGGAAGCATTAAGTTGGGTTGACAGGAATAAGTGGTCAAATGCTGTTATAGAAACATATAGTCTTATGTGTGTTCAAActctttattgttatttttctattCCTTCTGAGTTTGGCATTTTGACTCAAGATTGTAGAGCTTTATTGCTCAATTGTCAAAATGTTGTCGTTTCTTTTGTTCAGCGATCTGCAAACAAAGCTACtcatttcatgttatttttatatagttttcttgttattttcgtgttgtttttatggaaaaccgtaaaaatatataatttttttttttaaaaaaaattttacatcaaaaatccaatttactcaatttattacaaaaaaactCCTACACGCTTACATCAGCATTTTTACCTTTCCTATTTCTTTTATTACAATTATACCACTTACACACCAATTCCATGCATGCAGCCACGTCATTGATTGATGACTTATATCAATCACACCTTACATCATTCACttatctttttctcttcttccttttttttttattattttcaatttcttttcagttttttttttctaaataaaacctccatagctgaactcttctccTCCCCTTTGCCAAAGAAAAGTTCTAAAATGGGGTTGAAATCTGTAGCTAATAGGAATAAGACGATAACTCCGATTTTGCTTCTCAACTGTCGAAACGTGAGCAAGCTCctcctaaaaaaaatcaaaggttgctgcccaggaaaaaattcatcaagataatgctcaaaaaatgattaagatggagctggtcttcgatctcaggtttgttttcggtttctttttcgtttcccccctttttgaaatttttttcgtatttgacattagtgtgttttgtgtttatcgattttactattgtaggtttttcattttaacatttcttttagttttgtttggttttttagggcttctattttttttagtttaatttatttgttctttttatgagtttttcatttttgtttgtttagtcttaatttctgttttattttgttttttttgttttttttttgtttttgtttttcgagatgttttattgtttttcatttcagtttcttcatttgattatttctcattttgtaatagttttttcatagttttttaacagtgtaaacaccttctgtatgtattttttttttaatatgttttttgtctagttgtttcctgtccatttttatatcatcaatgggtaacaatgagatttatcatggatgttgatgttcaaagagtttttcctgtattttagtttgtatacagttgttttgtagttttattatagttttgctacttgcatatgttatttcattataaaactaatatgcaactattttgcacaaaacttaccatgtataactactatttcttagtccccgtcaaattaaattcctgcataatatataaactaacataaaacgataatgcaactataaggcaaccaaaacaaaaaataaactgacttatacgtaactggttgtaccttaattcaaatttactcttcttattgtgtttctaaaaaaatacatatatagtggaaaccagtaatcaatcaaaatgcaactgtatataacgtagatgtattattcatgaggttttttttaaaatttttcacatcatacattgttttggatttggtgggagctccagatctgtttgttacagatctacatttcatgaatatagatttcgatattagggggagttattttgatcgaataaaatagaaaacaaatgtgtaatttcagtttcttcacagtttttctgatttttttttttcgtcattttttGTTTAGATCATTccaggtcttcttttccagttgatttcgccagaattaatagttgtatttttatcgttttggtttcattttggttgttttgcggttttgaaacgatcgcGGTATTTTcaccttcatggttcgctctgtacagctgcaGACTTAGTGAatgtagtatttttgtaaatatttgtatgtggactgtataaatgtttaatgggccggcccaaagtatttttgtaattttttttccttttttatatttttctgtttttttcccaattctttaactgtaaaaatataattttttttacaaaaaaatagtgtcttatgtaattactaggtagaagttacgtgcaatgcacgtatATTTAGTTAGATGCTTAATTTGTAAAAATGGGAAATTGAaaccaaaataaattaatattttcacatGATGCATAGTCTAACCTTGTTACAAATTCAATTTTCAagaagctgaaaaaaaaaaatacaacaaaattatTAGTTTCATAACGATTATGTGATGAAAAGAAATTTAATGTTATAAGGCTAAAACTTACTCAATTTAAAAACACAAGTTGAGAAATCCTTAGCATTATTCTACTCATCAAGGTCATTTGAAATTACCTAATCTTGCGGAGAACACTGGACTACTCATGCTTTTTCTTCCTCTTGTGGGTTTCGAATTTCCCTCTTTGCTACTTTATTAAAGATAagatatatttaattcaatatctctgtatcatatttttaagtttttttaccATTCTTATATTTTGTTCCGTTGAAAATTTTATGAACCCaacttttttttgaaaaaaacaaataatacatCTTTATAGCATTgtacaaattatataaaaaaaacaataatacaaAATGCTTtcaaaaacaaataattatacaaattaTTTAAAGATATTGGTCAcatcataaatatatacacatgCCAAGTTAACTTTGTTCTACAATGGTAATCCTTAACAATATAAATCCAAATTCAATAATATAACTaccaaagaaagaagaagatacACTGACATAAGAAGAACCCAAGTTTTCGTACCAAGAAAGAAAGTTATCTACAGTTATCATTGCCAATACAGTAATCATAGCACCCAAAATCCAGAGACACAAAAAcgattttgaaataattaataatgtaattattaataaatctgTATAAAAGAGCAGCATTTGCACTCATAAGTGGATAAGCAATTAAGCATAACCAAATATCATTCTGCTCATGATAAAAGCAATTAAAGTCCCTTAATGATTTGAATATAGAAAAgaattactcaattaaagtaAGCAATGCATAAAATGAGAGAAATTtctataaacaaaattatataaatggcTATTTCAATAGCTGGGAAAAAGTAGAATGGCTACTAATTAACCATAAACAAAATTCACACATAAATCTCATTATACATTATGAAATTCAAACCCATAAACAATTCAGAATTATTTCAAAGCTTCTTGTTCATTAAACAATTAGAAAGagcaaaaaaatttattttgatattccaagtcaagaaaaaaaaaaccaagttCAATCATAAATATCAATAACTCTAGCTTTAATAAACTTGAAACAAATCATGACTGTAATTGAACTCTATCGAAATTA from Cannabis sativa cultivar Pink pepper isolate KNU-18-1 chromosome 4, ASM2916894v1, whole genome shotgun sequence carries:
- the LOC115715236 gene encoding xyloglucan O-acetyltransferase 1; this translates as MGTIINPFKDQYHSSQSFLTKKLLPWTIYCILPIAVFRLYFYPLNLPLSSIDQFPNSTPITIKPSLSHPPPSQGNEGTLNATSSCDYTSGKWVPDKQGPLYNGTSCGTIKQGQNCISHGRPDLGFLQWRWKPNQCSIPRFNPNTFLQLIQNKHIAFVGDSMARNQLESLLCMLSTVSTPNLIYKNGEDSKFRRWNFPSHNANLSIYWSPFLVQGVEKSNNGPNHNKLYLNRVDEKWGSELGTIDQVVLSIGHWFLHPAVYYDQDSVIGCHYCPGLNHTEIGFYDVLRKALKTTLNAIMKKSEEAKGKRIDVVLTTFSPSHFEGEWDKAGACPKTEPELEEKLVEGMNGEMRNIEVEEVGFAKEKSDKGFRVEALDVTKLSLMRPDGHPGPYMYPFPFANGVTERVQNDCVHWCLPGPIDTWNEILLEVMKKWNLGQS
- the LOC133036587 gene encoding uncharacterized protein LOC133036587, coding for MGFSDTWIKLLMTCVSSVSYKFVHGGRAMGPLISSRGICQGDPLSPYLFIVCEKGFSFLLHRYEMNGSIWGCKVTRRAPMVSHMLFVDDNYVYCKVIEQEASTALNLLRVFEGIQEAGENSTYLGLPNTMGCKKTAILGFLNDWLKKQIQGWEGKLLSRAGKEVLLKAIAQSLPNCVMSVFLLPLDIFKELECLMARQTRLTFINSSFGNWWANLMSHSSTGVVEEAVMVALGIWSARNEKVWNDKSSNAATMVLSARISLEQ